The following are encoded together in the Hemicordylus capensis ecotype Gifberg chromosome 4, rHemCap1.1.pri, whole genome shotgun sequence genome:
- the LOC128323177 gene encoding uncharacterized protein LOC128323177, which yields MMPRKKASGAEGQKRWKLEAEESKRSSRFFVPFFSRAGTSSSTPPSTELPAPASVFSESEGGSSAHPPQVEEEVQSDEEAATESVDVTGEEAGGDVESTDETEPKEEEEDTTRSELDAAQEPPTVMPEVIDQHDIGLLQFDKDTGRPILPDTLRTEIIKLCSKYFQNTEGLFLPTNNRAMNKTWFRKRLGSGRGEEVARTWLVYSPSKKSAFCFCCLLFSRSDHQSTLEQESGFNHWKAPERICVHENAKNHRECFTQWKKMERNVAGNRGLIDAELRSQIEKEKQRWREILTRILNCIKYLATQNLALQGHRESLQLDKDDSNVGNFLGLVKLMATCDPVMKEYLTHVESHPGSTSYLSPAVQNEFIHLMAFTVRQSPSCVPYSNFESVLHSKGFKAAGINCPPVDLKNFRITAMLLWAVWIRCSLCASLLPEGCSTTPRYLKHLTCSVPCPFIHQL from the coding sequence ATGATGCCACGGAAGAAGGCAAGTGGAGCTGAAGGACAGAAGAGGTGGAAGTTGGAGGCAGAGGAATCCAAGAGGTCGAGCAGGTTCTTCGTGCCCTTCTTTTCAAGGGCCGGAACAAGTAGCTCCACACCACCTTCCACAGAGTTGCCAGCACCTGCTTCAGTGTTTTCGGAATCCGAAGGTGGATCAAGTGCACATCCgccacaagtggaggaggaagtccagtcAGATGAAGAGGCTGCCACAGAGAGTGTGGACGTGACAGGAGAGGAAGCTGGTGGTGATGTCGAGTCTACTGATGAGACTgaacccaaggaggaggaggaggacactaCACGCAGTGAACTGGATGCTGCCCAAGAGCCTCCAACTGTTATGCCGGAAGTGATTGATCAGCATGACATCGGACTTCTGCAGTTTGACAAGGATACTGGAAGACCAATTCTGCCTGACACGCTGAgaacagaaataataaagctgTGTTCAAAGTATTTCCAGAACACTGAGGGGCTTTTCCTACCAACAAATAACCGTGCAATGAACAAGACTTGGTTCAGGAAGAGATTGGGAAGTGGTCGTGGTGAGGAGGTGGCTCGCACATGGCTGGTCTATTCCCCTTCTAAGAAGTCtgcattttgcttctgctgtcttctctTTTCCCGGTCAGACCATCAGTCAACATTGGAGCAGGAAAGTGGATTCAACCACTGGAAAGCACCTGAAAGGATTTGTGTTCATGAGAATGCCAAGAATCATCGGGAGTGCTTCACACAGTGGAAAAAAATGGAAAGAAATGTAGCTGGAAACAGAGGACTCATTGATGCGGAACTTCGGTCACAgattgagaaggagaagcagaggtggCGCGAAATCTTGACAAGAATCCTTAACTGCATCAAATACCTTGCAACTCAGAACCTGGCTTTGCAAGGACATAGGGAGTCACTTCAGCTAGACAAGGATGATTCCAATGTAGGAAATTTCCTTGGCTTAGTAAAACTAATGGCTACTTGTGACCCAGTCATGAAAGAATACCTGACCCATGTGGAAAGTCATCCTGGATCCACCTCTTATCTCTCACCGGCAGTCCAGAATGAATTCATCCACCTGATGGCATTCACTGTTCGCCAGAGTCCAAGTTGTGTGCCATATAGTAATTTTGAATCTGTCTTGCACTCAAAGGGTTTCAAGGCTGCCGGAATAAACTGCCCTCCAGTGGATCTAAAAAATTTCAGGATAACTGCCATGCTCCTTTGGGCAGTTTGGATCAGATGTTCCCTTTGTGCCTCTCTTTTGCCAGAAGGATGTAGCACCACACCTAGATACTTAAAACATTTGACTTGCTCAGTCCCATGTCCATTTATACACCAATTATAA